GCGATCTTCAACGCGGCGCAGTATTTCGCGGCCGTGGTGTTCTCGCCGCTGATGGCGTGGCTCACGCATGCGTACGGCTGGCACCACGTGTACCTGTGGCTCGGCCTCGCGGGCATCGCGCTCGCGTTCCTGTGGCTGCGCGTGATGAAGGACCCGGTCGATCATCCGGGCGTGAACCGCGCGGAACTCGACCACATCGAGCAGGGCGGCGGCCTCGTGCGGCCAGCGGGCCGACCGACCGGGGCGCGCACCGCCGGCAAGGCGTCCGAAGGCAGCCGCGTCGCGGGCTGGTACTACGTGCGCCAGTTGCTGTCGAACCGGATGCTGATCGGCGTGTACCTCGGCCAGTACTGCGTGAACGTGCTCACGTACTTCTTCCTCACGTGGTTCCCGATCTATCTCGTGCAGGCGCGCGGGATGTCGCTGCTGAAGGCCGGCTTCATGACGTCGCTGCCGGCGATCTGCGGGTTCCTCGGCGGCGTGCTCGGCGGGATGCTGTCGGATACGCTGATCCGCCGCGGCGTGTCGCTGACGCTCGCGCGCAAGATCCCGATCGTCGGCGGGATGCTGCTGTCGATGGTCATCATCGGCTGCAATTACGTCGACAGCGAAGCGCTCGTGATCGTGCTGATGGCCGTATCGTTCTTCGGCAAGGGAATCGGCTCGCTCGGCTGGGCCGTGGTCGCGGACACCGCGCCGAAGGAAGCGATCGGCCTGTCGGGCAGCCTGTTCAACATGTTCGGCAACACGGCCGGGATCGTCGCGCCGATCGCGATCGGCTACCTGGTCGGCGCGAGCGGCTCGTTCAACGGCGCGCTCGTGTTCGTCGGGCTGAACGCACTCGTCACCGTGTTCAGCCATCTCGTGATCGTGAAGGACATCAAGCGCGTCGAGTTGCGTCATCGCGACGCGTGAAATGCGACAAAAAAACGGCGGCCGCGTGAAAACGGCCGCCGTTTTTGCGTCAGGCGGCGATCAGGCCGCGGAATGCGCGACGCGCAGCATGTCGTGCACGCCGGACGTCATCAGCGCGAGGAACGCAAGCAGGCCGACGTAGCAGAGCGCGTAGGTCGTCTTCGTCTCGATCGACGTCGCGTAGTACACGCGGTTCTCCGGCGCGTCGGGATCGTAGCGCCACGCGCGCTTCAACTGCGGCAGCGCGAGGATCGCCATCACGATCAGCAGCGGGCTCGGGCGATACACGAACAGCGCGATCAGCACCGGCACGCCCGCGAACCAGATGCGCGGTGACAGCACCGCGGTGATCCGCCCGCCGTCGAACGGCGACAGCGGAATCATGTTGAACAGGTTCAGGAAGAAGCCCGTGTACGACAGCGCGAGCAGCAGGTTGCTGTCGTAATGTCGCGCGGCCGCGTAGCAGGCCAGCGCGCCGAGCGTACCGACGAACGGCCCGGCGAGCCCGACGTACGCCTCGGTTTCCGCGTCGTGCGGCATCTCCTTCAACTGGATCCATGCGCCGACGAACGGGATGAACGTCGGCAGCCCGACGTCGAGCCCGCGCCGCTGCGCGGCCATGTAATGGCCGGCTTCGTGCACCAGCAGCAGCGCGACGAAACCGGCCGCGAACCGCCAGCCGTAGAACAGCGCGTAGACCGCGATCGACGCCAGCATGGTGCCCGCGGACACGAGCACCTTGCCGAGCTTGAGGCCGCCGAAGATCAGCAGCAACAGCTTCGTCATTCCTTGCGCTCCGTACTGGATGCGTCGGAGGCGTCGGCGACGGCCGGCACCGTGGCCGCCTTCGGCTTGCGCCCGAAGAAGCGCTTCAGCGCCGCGCCGCCAGCCAGCAGCGCGACCGCGCCGATCTTGAAGAACTTCACGGCGAACGCGCCGATCAGCGCGAGCAGGCCGAGCTTCTTCGCGCCGACGCCGACGATCAGCGCCGCGAGGCCGTACTCGGCGACGTGGTCGGTCGACTTGTTGAAATCGGCGTAGCGCTTGCCGTCGTTGAAGCTGATGTTCGAC
The sequence above is drawn from the Burkholderia stabilis genome and encodes:
- a CDS encoding MFS transporter codes for the protein MPNQTTPRDLPIDLAHAARRTAVRYWILAMLFVVTTLNYADRATLSITGTPIRQAFGIDPVTMGYIFSAFSWAYVLAQLPSGWLLDRFGARRVYAASIFLWSAFTLLQSTIGLGGSAAFAVAALFAMRFAVGIAEAPAFPANAKVVASWFPTAERGTASAIFNAAQYFAAVVFSPLMAWLTHAYGWHHVYLWLGLAGIALAFLWLRVMKDPVDHPGVNRAELDHIEQGGGLVRPAGRPTGARTAGKASEGSRVAGWYYVRQLLSNRMLIGVYLGQYCVNVLTYFFLTWFPIYLVQARGMSLLKAGFMTSLPAICGFLGGVLGGMLSDTLIRRGVSLTLARKIPIVGGMLLSMVIIGCNYVDSEALVIVLMAVSFFGKGIGSLGWAVVADTAPKEAIGLSGSLFNMFGNTAGIVAPIAIGYLVGASGSFNGALVFVGLNALVTVFSHLVIVKDIKRVELRHRDA
- a CDS encoding site-2 protease family protein; protein product: MTKLLLLIFGGLKLGKVLVSAGTMLASIAVYALFYGWRFAAGFVALLLVHEAGHYMAAQRRGLDVGLPTFIPFVGAWIQLKEMPHDAETEAYVGLAGPFVGTLGALACYAAARHYDSNLLLALSYTGFFLNLFNMIPLSPFDGGRITAVLSPRIWFAGVPVLIALFVYRPSPLLIVMAILALPQLKRAWRYDPDAPENRVYYATSIETKTTYALCYVGLLAFLALMTSGVHDMLRVAHSAA